A part of Escherichia marmotae genomic DNA contains:
- the argS gene encoding arginine--tRNA ligase, with protein sequence MNIQALLSEKVRQAMIAAGAPADCEPQVRQSAKVQFGDYQANGMMAVAKKLGMAPRQLAEQVLTHLDLNGIASKVEIAGPGFINIFLDPVFLAEHVQQALASDRLGVATPEKQTIVVDYSAPNVAKEMHVGHLRSTIIGDAAVRTLEFLGHNVIRANHVGDWGTQFGMLIAWLEKQQQENAGEMELADLEGFYRDAKKHYDEDEEFAERARNYVVKLQSGDEYFREMWRKLVDITMTQNQITYDRLNVTLTRDDVMGESLYNPMLPGIVADLKAKGLAVESEGATVVFLDEFKNKEGEPMGVIIQKKDGGYLYTTTDIACAKYRYETLHADRVLYYIDSRQHQHLMQAWAIVRKAGYVPESVPLEHHMFGMMLGKDGKPFKTRAGGTVKLADLLDEALERARRLVAEKNPDMPADELEKLANAVGIGAVKYADLSKNRTTDYIFDWDNMLAFEGNTAPYMQYAYTRVLSVFRKAEINEDQLAAAPVVIREDREAQLAARLLQFEETLTVVAREGTPHVMCAYLYDLAGLFSGFYEHCPILSAENEEVRNSRLKLAQLTAKTLKLGLDTLGIETVERM encoded by the coding sequence GTGAATATTCAGGCTCTTCTCTCAGAAAAAGTCCGTCAGGCCATGATTGCGGCAGGCGCGCCTGCGGATTGCGAACCGCAGGTTCGTCAGTCAGCAAAAGTTCAGTTCGGCGACTATCAGGCTAACGGCATGATGGCAGTTGCTAAAAAACTGGGTATGGCACCGCGACAATTAGCAGAGCAGGTGCTGACTCATCTGGATCTTAACGGTATCGCCAGTAAAGTTGAGATCGCCGGCCCAGGTTTTATCAACATTTTCCTTGATCCGGTATTCCTGGCTGAACATGTTCAGCAGGCGCTGGCGTCCGATCGTCTCGGTGTTGCTACACCAGAAAAACAGACCATTGTGGTGGACTACTCCGCGCCAAACGTGGCGAAAGAGATGCACGTAGGGCATCTGCGTTCCACCATCATTGGTGACGCGGCTGTGCGTACCCTGGAGTTCCTCGGTCACAACGTAATTCGCGCTAACCACGTCGGTGACTGGGGCACCCAGTTCGGTATGCTGATTGCGTGGCTGGAAAAACAGCAGCAGGAAAACGCCGGTGAAATGGAGCTGGCAGATCTCGAAGGTTTCTACCGCGATGCGAAAAAGCATTACGACGAAGATGAAGAGTTTGCCGAACGTGCACGTAACTACGTGGTAAAACTGCAAAGCGGTGACGAATACTTCCGCGAAATGTGGCGCAAACTGGTCGACATCACCATGACGCAGAACCAGATCACTTACGATCGTCTGAACGTAACGTTGACTCGCGATGATGTGATGGGCGAAAGCCTCTACAACCCGATGCTGCCGGGTATCGTGGCAGATCTGAAAGCCAAAGGTCTGGCAGTAGAAAGTGAAGGCGCGACCGTTGTATTCCTTGATGAGTTCAAGAACAAGGAAGGCGAGCCGATGGGCGTTATCATTCAGAAGAAAGATGGTGGCTATCTCTACACCACTACCGATATCGCCTGTGCGAAGTATCGTTATGAAACTCTTCATGCCGATCGCGTGCTGTATTACATCGACTCCCGTCAGCATCAGCACCTGATGCAGGCATGGGCAATCGTACGCAAAGCAGGTTATGTACCAGAATCCGTACCGCTGGAACACCACATGTTCGGCATGATGCTGGGTAAAGACGGTAAACCATTCAAAACCCGCGCTGGCGGTACGGTGAAACTGGCAGATCTGCTGGATGAAGCACTGGAACGCGCGCGTCGTCTGGTGGCTGAGAAGAACCCGGATATGCCAGCCGACGAGCTGGAAAAACTGGCCAATGCGGTCGGTATCGGCGCGGTGAAATACGCGGATCTCTCCAAAAACCGCACTACCGACTACATCTTCGACTGGGACAACATGCTGGCGTTCGAGGGTAACACTGCGCCGTATATGCAGTATGCCTACACCCGTGTGCTGTCCGTGTTCCGTAAAGCGGAAATTAACGAAGATCAACTGGCTGCGGCTCCGGTTGTCATCCGTGAGGATCGTGAAGCGCAACTGGCCGCTCGCCTGCTGCAATTTGAAGAAACCCTCACGGTGGTTGCCCGTGAAGGTACACCGCACGTGATGTGTGCTTACCTGTACGATCTGGCTGGTCTGTTCTCTGGCTTCTACGAGCACTGCCCGATCCTCAGCGCAGAAAACGAAGAAGTGCGTAACAGCCGTCTGAAACTGGCACAACTGACCGCGAAGACGCTGAAACTGGGTCTGGATACGCTGGGTATTGAGACTGTAGAGCGTATGTAA
- a CDS encoding VOC family protein yields the protein MANWQSVDELQDIATDLPRFIHALDELSRRLGLDITPLNADHISLRCHQNATAERWRRGFEQCGELLSENMINGRPICLFKLHEPVQVAHWQFSIVELPWPGEKRYPHEGWEHIEIVLPGDPETLNARALALLSDEGLSQPGISVKTSSPKGEHERLPNPTLAVTDGKTTIKFHPWSIEEIVASEQSA from the coding sequence ATGGCTAACTGGCAATCTGTCGACGAGTTGCAGGATATTGCAACGGATTTACCGCGATTTATCCACGCATTAGACGAACTTTCCCGTCGTCTGGGGCTGGATATTACTCCGCTGAATGCCGATCACATTTCCTTGCGTTGTCATCAAAACGCCACCGCTGAACGCTGGCGTCGTGGGTTTGAACAGTGCGGCGAACTCCTGTCAGAAAATATGATCAATGGCAGACCGATTTGCCTGTTTAAATTGCATGAACCGGTACAGGTTGCTCACTGGCAGTTTTCGATAGTTGAGTTACCGTGGCCTGGGGAAAAACGTTACCCGCACGAAGGCTGGGAACATATCGAAATCGTTCTGCCTGGTGATCCAGAGACACTGAACGCCCGTGCACTGGCATTACTTTCTGATGAAGGGCTTAGTCAGCCGGGGATCTCGGTTAAAACCAGTTCGCCAAAAGGTGAGCATGAGCGATTACCCAATCCAACGCTGGCCGTCACCGACGGTAAAACCACGATTAAGTTTCATCCGTGGTCCATTGAAGAGATCGTCGCCAGTGAGCAGTCGGCGTAA